One genomic window of Thermodesulfobacteriota bacterium includes the following:
- a CDS encoding ATP-binding protein — MLKNLTVRGFKSLVDVGVELPRLAVLFGPNATGKSNLLDAIQALSRIGTERTLADALGDPIRGRQIESFSFGVGGLQELLGAPEASFSLDADLGVGRDFYRYRITVRIEPASGKLTVADEYLAQLGVRGEPKNRPQVERVDGELRIRRKSKPAHPRHEPLGLPHTILSDPRLGGLEYRALDRVRQELTAWRIYYLDPRVAMRAERSPADVRDIGVLGGDIAPFLYRLRAEQGKHFAAVVRTLRAIVPSVEDLPVDLDKRRGTLDILIRQAGVDYPSRIVSEGTLRVLALCAIAVNPWGGSLLAFEEPENGVHPRRLELIAQLLLSLALEQGRQVVVTTHSPLFCDAMLRGAGRRPSDIGLFNVRRDGATTIVQPFDVSGPLFQNQEIAAALTAGTEDGLFESLLLRGLTR; from the coding sequence GTGCTGAAGAATTTGACCGTGCGGGGATTCAAGTCCCTGGTGGACGTCGGCGTCGAGCTGCCGCGCCTGGCGGTGCTGTTCGGCCCCAACGCCACCGGCAAGAGCAACCTCCTCGACGCCATCCAGGCGCTTTCCCGGATCGGGACCGAGCGCACCCTCGCCGACGCCCTGGGTGATCCCATCCGGGGGCGTCAGATCGAAAGCTTTTCGTTTGGTGTTGGCGGGCTCCAGGAACTGCTTGGCGCGCCCGAGGCCAGCTTCAGCCTCGACGCTGATCTCGGCGTTGGCAGGGACTTCTACCGCTACCGGATCACGGTCCGGATCGAGCCCGCATCCGGCAAGCTCACGGTCGCCGATGAGTACCTGGCGCAACTGGGCGTGCGCGGCGAGCCCAAGAACAGGCCCCAGGTCGAGAGGGTTGATGGGGAGCTGCGCATCCGGCGCAAGAGCAAGCCGGCGCATCCCCGCCACGAGCCCCTGGGGCTGCCCCACACCATTCTCTCCGACCCGCGACTCGGCGGCCTGGAGTACCGGGCCCTGGATCGGGTGCGGCAGGAGCTTACGGCGTGGCGGATCTACTACCTGGACCCTCGCGTTGCCATGCGTGCCGAGAGATCCCCTGCCGATGTCCGGGACATTGGCGTGCTCGGCGGCGACATCGCGCCTTTTCTCTATCGGCTGCGGGCGGAGCAGGGGAAGCACTTCGCCGCGGTGGTCCGCACCCTGCGCGCCATCGTCCCCAGCGTGGAAGACCTGCCCGTCGACCTCGACAAGCGCCGGGGCACCCTCGACATCCTCATCCGTCAGGCCGGCGTTGACTACCCCTCGCGCATCGTCTCGGAGGGCACCCTGCGGGTGCTGGCCCTGTGCGCCATCGCGGTGAATCCCTGGGGAGGCTCGCTTCTGGCCTTCGAGGAACCGGAAAACGGCGTGCACCCCCGCCGTCTGGAGCTCATCGCCCAGCTTCTCCTCTCCCTGGCGCTGGAGCAGGGCCGCCAGGTCGTCGTCACCACCCACTCGCCGCTGTTCTGCGATGCGATGCTGAGAGGCGCCGGCCGTCGGCCATCGGACATCGGCCTGTTCAACGTGCGGCGGGACGGTGCCACGACGATCGTGCAGCCCTTTGACGTCTCGGGACCGCTCTTCCAGAACCAGGAGATCGCAGCGGCCCTGACCGCCGGCACCGAGGAT